One genomic window of Oncorhynchus clarkii lewisi isolate Uvic-CL-2024 chromosome 5, UVic_Ocla_1.0, whole genome shotgun sequence includes the following:
- the LOC139408651 gene encoding protein PRRC2B isoform X2, which produces MSDRLGQITKSKDGKSKYSSLSLFDKYKGKSIETQKTAVPRHGLQSLGKVAAARRMPPPAHLPSLKSENKGNDPNVIIVPKDGTGWANTQEQTDQKSSIASTAQLLELQPQLVLQKSVSNLQKPTPVASQESTNTGGPKQWAQLNGKAVELDAGLRASNRLQPFSHEEFPTLKAAGEQDKAGKERSAFDPSYGPGPSLRPQNVTSWREGGGRNLVPSFLPAGLPSDSEGKASGVAETGSPPPPLPPSAALSASMVSPTPATVVSAPSVLEPKEPCLRPAQPLRRPTPPALNHHQLHHPTTTTTYHDMLPAFMCPKETRDAPGTAEHTGPVTVVAPVRFDNRPTFRQPYPNINQEPVNGEVRREENRFIRGPSRNLSSRPIRRPGDRPPRPAIINPEDLKDLDELDNDCEDGWAGIHEEVDYGEKLKFSDDEEEHAEKNKMWAEWENQRREHQLLLSTGEGAYPQEGPEEGPEEEAYLAFQEQMAHRKTNSRFPSGEPQAQQKSSGPGMAHPGEPLDDQEERQGPARAKFVSPELSEAVERARRRREEEERRAREERLAACAEKLKRLDERFGKTERQLSRSEEGAKDAESKEAALSPGRESKNHQESWQYGTKDTECPLEHSPGQQDYREEGTLGFVPYRNEDDGGADPTSPLPDYTNHQASKPVPPRFQKQQQDQVYKMQHWQQQSGHPAPSGSSHPPRGYYPPHMLGFDPRWMMMPPFLDPRMAQGRSPVDYYTNAVHSSGIMKSRMQPDHLNSPGSPSDDGCHPSMHQERRAPSTEPYPLWNQDGYPPRSFTPPYQRQHESSDRSQPDDRSDRTCSQQDLYEESGNECLDNPSGDLSHQAYHQSKGPDRDHHPHDQGLLSSAPSRPQQQHADSDYPKQEPKDRYLKDGTEPCDEVFDTSKEKVFDSDFHRRDGGQKKEVGVGGQNQWSDPGSSTPASSVSQPSETGGRTLTRRTGPIKKPVLKALKVEDKENEKPKVEPEEKVVPYRLEKEVLTNVYDLKKDNQPLVSNRRSASPAIEKQPEEKQQPPAPAKIERPASTNSEDLPKENSWDSGKSQSSRDSQESREPGAPRRNNWIFIDEEQAFAGARGTGRGRSRGGFKEFSSRGDRGGRGGRENPRGGYNNNINSRDAAGTQRPGRGRGLPRDFVKVEDLQRGKPRRRNVSETLSETSEYEELPKRRRQKGSENGEGGSYPEQGETRKADRDSWRSNKVYTEEQAASDARDKAKASSRGFGGFGRSLPPRLDTGRGYNTSRGFNNGSRDISTWRGRGTQFGSGGGPMQENGYVLGTETYPRRPPAEREPLKYTPKFTGSTGSFMENGAEDRSGEGEYYIDSDNPGQQPLRRRRPPRQDKPPRFRRLRQEREPGSGQWTSDEYVNGSEGFANPWPSRSKEGGKEDGWSSGHYSGGGGRSGGQHGQAEDWETGSENSDFSDWREKRGGGQQQQAHGGDVHSDSGHGDPGSGEKRELAKRSFSSQRPLVDRQNRKGEVDGNKMTRSSEKPNALPSCNRNDGWQNGGSSNHKSRSPEESGPVYNVEQSEEGHQANEPSGKKLDKELKPRSVKGDLAKPLSQYDLNSYPIEGDSGGPSPDGFQDLSKKQLRRPQEDDRRRKEQGAPVPVKNRPITSKMPPRFAKKQGGMTIDQPEEGLSANNLGTEIWETNSSALSIQSSGGDSWTKQVSFTGSEPNSEDSDAGPEQSKEQHKPGPIGNERSLKHRKGSEGVERLEGRPITPVNGVDLHVDTVLPVPPIEFGVSAKDSDFSLPPGSTPVPVSNPVTKLQDALVSNPALTQAIPMLRRDHLQPGINLNPISFPSADLTLKMESARKAWENSQSLPEQGSPGGGASGAQPPCSVGSSSGVSYSSFGGVSMPPMPIASVAPSMSMQGNHVPPLYLDGHVFPSQPRLVPPTMTQQQSYQQAAAAAQQIPISLHTSLQAQLGLRGGLPVSQSQEMFNSIPSFRSQVYMHPNLSQPNPMVLSGGGPLKGPYSAFPGMQPSDMVKTQSGSHYQPMNGSQAMVYDGQMNQGPGMSSSQLMDSQLIQVTMPLPGSQLRYGSAQQHLILPQSIQLQQGQNLSVGAARRMLPPGSQPPVMTSSRENFPMSTGPYTTYKTSQMEKIGFQFSDKPNHSQGMPGGYNRPGSASPSGKQSGPVGPLPGHYNQQKTSSMQAVQQRGWACSGPGLTCSCCYRDPATGWYEALLCPLHGKVPPPQGSMVMHMRPPTTGPFPTPIQRPVMQVNKTVIIRSPPYPNPGREPPHSSPPSAPEPTVKGPEDGMKSKALQNGRQLVGEGKALSWGLMTSTLQESLPGWQGKPAPCT; this is translated from the exons ATGTCCGATCGTTTGGGGCAAATAACCAAGTCCAAGGATGGGAAAAGCAAGTACTCCTCACTCAGCCTATTTGATAAGTACAAGGGAAAGTCTATAGAAACTCAGAAAACCGCAG TTCCGCGACATGGCTTACAGAGTCTTGGCAAAGTGGCCGCAGCCCGGCGCATGCCCCCACCTGCTCACCTGCCGAGCCTGAAGTCAGAGAACAAAGGAAACGATCCAAACGTGATTATCGTGCCCAAAGACGGAACAGGATGGGCAAACACACAGGAACAAACCGATCAAAAGAG ttCCATTGCATCAACAGCACAGCTGCTGGAGTTGCAGCCACAGCTGGTTTTGCAGAAATCTGTCTCCAATCTCCAGAAGCCCACACCGGTAGCCAGTCAGGAG AGCACAAACACAGGTGGACCAAAGCAATGGGCCCAGCTAAATGGAAAGGCCGTAGAACTAGATG CAGGTTTAAGGGCCTCAAACCGACTGCAGCCCTTCTCTCACGAGGAATTTCCAACGCTGAAGGCTGCTGGGGAACAGGACAAGGCTGGCAAGGAAAGAAGCGCCTTCGATCCGTCGTATGGGCCCGGACCAAGCCTCCGCCCCCAGA ATGTGACAAGTTGGAGGGAGGGTGGTGGGAGGAACCTTGTGCCCTCATTCCTGCCAGCAGGCCTGCCCTCAGATTCCGAGGGCAAGGCCAGCGGCGTAGCTGAGACTGGAAGcccccctccacctcttcccCCCTCTGCCGCCCTCTCTGCCTCCATGGTCAGTCCCACCCCTGCCACCGTTGTCAGCGCCCCTTCAGTCCTAGAGCCCAAGGAGCCCTGTCTGCGTCCTGCCCAGCCCCTCCGCAGGCCCACCCCCCCTGCCCTGAACCATCACCAGCTCCAccaccctaccaccaccaccacctaccacGACATGCTGCCTGCCTTC ATGTGCCCCAAAGAGACTCGTGATGCTCCCGGCACTGCTGAACACACTGGCCCTGTCACTGTGGTCGCCCCAGTTCGCTTTGACAACCGGCCCACCTTCAGACAGCCCTACCCCAACATCAACCAAGAGCCTGTCAA CGGTGAGGTTAGGAGAGAAGAAAACCGCTTCATCCGTGGGCCCTCCCGcaacctctcctccagacccATCCGTCGGCCCGGTGACAGACCGCCTCGTCCGGCCATCATCAACCCAGAGGACCTGAAGGATCTGGATGAGCTGGACAACGACTGTGAAGACGGCTGGGCAG GTATCCATGAAGAAGTGGATTATGGCGAGAAACTCAAGTTCAGTGACGATGAGGAGGAGCACGCCGAAAAGAACAAGATGTG GGCTGAATGGGAGAACCAGCGTCGCGAGCACCAGTTGTTGCTGAGCACAGGAGAGGGGGCGTACCCCCAGGAGGGCCCTGAGGAGGGCCCTGAGGAGGAGGCTTACCTGGCCTTCCAGGAGCAGATGGCCCACAGGAAGACCAACAGCAGGTTCCCCTCTGGAGAACCACAG GCCCAGCAGAAGAGCTCCGGGCCTGGCATGGCCCACCCGGGTGAACCCCTGGACGACCAGGAGGAGCGCCAGGGCCCAGCCCGGGCCAAGTTTGTATCACCAGAACTCTCTGAGGCAGTGGAGAGAGCTCGCCGgcgcagggaggaggaggagagacgcgCCCGTGAGGAGAGACTTGCCGCCTGCGCCGAGAAGCTCAAGAGGCTAGACGAGAGGTTTGGGAAGACTGAGAGACAGTTGTCAAGGTCTGAGGAGGGAGCGAAGGATGCAGAGAGCAAGGAGGCAGCACTGTCCCCTGGGAGAGAGAGCAAAAACCACCAGGAGAGCTGGCAATATGGCACGAAAG ACACTGAGTGTCCCTTGGAGCACTCCCCCGGCCAGCAGGACTACAGGGAAGAGGGCACCTTGGGCTTCGTCCCCTACCGCAATGAGGACGATGGCGGGGCTGATCCCACTTCTCCCCTGCCCGACTACACAAACCACCAGGCCTCCAAGCCCGTCCCGCCCCGCTTCCAAAAGCAGCAGCAG GACCAAGTGTATAAAATGCAGCACTGGCAGCAGCAGTCTGGCCACCCCGCCCCCTCGGGCTCCAGCCACCCCCCGAGGGGGTACTACCCCCCACACATGCTGGGCTTCGACCCCCGCTGGATGATGATGCCCCCTTTCTTGGACCCCCGCATGGCCCAGGGCCGCTCCCCAGTGGACTACTACACCAATGCTGTCCACTCTTCAG GAATTATGAAATCGAGGATGCAGCCAGACCACCTGAACAGCCCAGGGTCCCCCTCTGACGATGGCTGCCATCCAAGCATGCATCAGGAGCGGAGGGCCCCCTCCACCGAGCCCTACCCCTTGTGGAACCAAGATGGCTACCCCCCTCGCAGTTTCACCCCACCCTACCAGAGACAGCACGAGAGCTCAGACAGGAGCCAGCCAGACGACCGGAGTGACAGGACATGCTCCCAGCAGGACTTGTACGAAGAGAGTGGTAACGAGTGCCTAGACAACCCATCTGGTGACCTCTcccatcaggcctaccaccagagCAAAGGTCCCGACAGGGATCACCACCCGCACGACCAAGGCCTGCTCTCCTCAGCCCCGAGCCGGCCCCAGCAGCAGCATGCAGACAGCGACTACCCCAAACAGGAGCCCAAAGACAGGTACCTGAAGGACGGCACTGAACCCTGTGACGAAGTCTTCGACACCTCCAAGGAAAAGGTTTTTGACTCAGACTTCCATAGGCGAGATGGAGGCCAGAAGAAGGAAGTTGGTGTTGGTGGTCAGAACCAGTGGTCTGATCCTGGCTCCAGCACCCCTGCCAGCAGTGTAAGCCAGCCCTCTGAGACTGGCGGTAGGACCCTGACCCGCAGGACCGGTCCCATCAAGAAGCCTGTGCTAAAGGCCCTCAAAGTGGAGGACAAGGAGAACGAGAAGCCCAAAGTGGAGCCTGAGGAGAAGGTAGTCCCTTACCGCCTGGAAAAGGAGGTGCTCACCAACGTATATGACCTGAAGAAAGATAACCAGCCCCTAGTAAGTAACAGACGCTCTGCCTCGCCTGCTATTGAGAAGCAGCCAGAAGAGAAGCAACAACCACCAGCTCCTGCTAAAATAGAGCGGCCAGCCAGTACCAACAGTGAGGATTTGCCGAAGGAAAACAGCTGGGACAGCGGAAAGAGCCAGTCCTCCAGAGACAGCCAGGAGAGCAGGGAGCCTGGTGCACCACGACGCAACAACTGGATCTTCATCGATGAGGAGCAGGCCTTTGCCGGAGCCAGGGGAACGGGTAGAGGTCGGAGCCGTGGCGGCTTCAAGGAGTTCAGTTCAAGAGGAGACCGTGGTGGCCGGGGAGGCCGAGAGAACCCCAGAGgaggctacaacaacaatatcaacagCAGGGACGCTGCTGGAACCCAGAGACCAGGCAGAGGCAGAGGACTGCCCAGGGACTTTGTCAAGGTGGAGGACCTGCAGAGGGGGAAGCCAAGGAGGCGCAACGTCAGCGAGACTCTGAGCGAGACCTCAGAGTATGAGGAGCTGCCCAAGCGGCGACGCCAGAAGGGCTCTGAAAACGGAGAGGGTGGCAGCTACCCAGAGCAGGGAGAGACCAGGAAGGCCGACCGAGACTCTTGGAGGTCCAACAAGGTGTACACGGAAGAACAGGCGGCCAGTGATGCCCGCGACAAGGCCAAAGCCAGCAGCAGGGGGTTCGGAGGCTTCGGCCGCTCCCTGCCTCCCAGACTCGATACTGGCAGGGGTTACAACACCAGCCGAGGGTTCAACAACGGCTCCAGAGACATCTCCACCTGGAGAGGACGGGGGACTCAGTTTGGCAGTGGCGGTGGGCCCATGCAGGAGAACGGCTACGTCTTGGGCACCGAGACCTATCCCAGGAGACCACCTGCAGAGCGTGAGCCCCTCAAATACACCCCCAAGTTTACTGGCTCTACTGGTTCCTTCATGGAGAACGGCGCTGAGGACCGCAGCGGCGAGGGTGAGTACTACATAGACAGCGACAACCCTGGACAACAGCCGTTGAGAAGACGGAGGCCGCCGCGCCAGGACAAGCCCCCGCGTTTCCGCCGACTACGTCAAGAGAGGGAGCCCGGCAGTGGCCAGTGGACCAGCGATGAGTACGTCAACGGATCAGAAGGATTCGCGAACCCCTGGCCGAGCCGCTCcaaggagggaggtaaagaggacGGCTGGTCCAGTGGCCACTACTCCGGAGGGGGGGGTAGGTCCGGTGGTCAGCACGGCCAGGCGGAGGACTGGGAGACTGGCTCAGAGAACAGCGACTTCAGTGACTGGAGGGAGAAGCGTGGGggagggcagcagcagcaggcacACGGGGGAGATGTGCACTCAGACTCAGGCCACGGGGATCCTGGGTCTGGAGAGAAGAGGGAGCTGGCCAAGAGGAGTTTCTCCAGCCAGCGCCCCCTGGTGGACCGGCAGAACAGGAAGGGTGAGGTGGATGGGAACAAGATGACACGCTCTTCAGAGAAACCTAACGCTCTGCCCTCCTGTAACAGGAATGACGGCTGGCAGAATGGAGGGTCCTCCAACCATAAGAG CAGGAGCCCAGAGGAGTCAGGCCCAGTCTACAATGTTGAGCAGTCTGAGGAGGGCCACCAGGCAAACGAACCCTCGGGGAAGAAGCTGGACAAGGAGCTGAAGCCCAGGTCTGtgaagggagacctggccaaacCACTGTCTCAGTACGACCTCAACAGCTACCCCA TTGAGGGGGATTCTGGGGGTCCTAGTCCAGATGGGTTCCAAGACCTGTCCAAGAAACAGCTGCGGCGCCCACAGGAAGACGACAGAAGGAGAAAGGAACAAGGAGCTCCT GTTCCAGTAAAAAACAGACCGATCACCTCCAAGATGCCCCCGCGGTTTGCCAAGAAGCAGGGTGGCATGACCATTGATCAGCCAGAAGAGGGACTCTCTGCCAACAACCTGGGCACAGAAATCTGGGAGACTAACAGCTCAG CTCTCTCAATCCAGTCATCTGGAGGAGATTCGTGGACCAAGCAGGTCTCCTTCACAGGCAGCGAGCCCAACTCTGAGGATTCTGACGCGGGCCCTGAGCAGAGCAAGGAGCAGCACAAGCCCGGTCCCATCGGCAACGAACGTTCACTCAAGCACCGCAAGGGCTCGGAGGGTGTGGAGCGTCTGGAGGGGAGGCCCATCACTCCCGTCAATGGCGTGGACCTCCATGTGGACACAGTGCTGCCTGTGCCACCCATCGAGTTTGGTGTCAGTGCCAAGGACTCTGACTTTAGTCTGCCACCCGGTTCCACCCCAGTGCCCGTTTCCAACCCTGTCACCAAGCTGCAGGACGCCCTCGTCAGCAAT ccggCCCTGACCCAGGCCATTCCCATGCTGCGTAGAGACCACCTGCAGCCTGGCATCAACCTCaaccccatctctttccccaGTGCTGACCTCACACTCAAG ATGGAGTCGGCCCGTAAGGCGTGGGAGAACTCCCAGTCTCTCCCCGAGCAGGGCTCTCCTGGTGGGGGTGCCTCTGGCGCCCAGCCCCCTTGCAGCGTGGGCTCCTCCAGCGGGGTGAGCTACAGCTCTTTCGGAGGGGTGTCCATGCCCCCCATGCCCATTGCCTCCGTGGCGCCTTCCATGTCCATGCAGG GTAACCATGTCCCCCCGCTGTATCTGGACGGCCATGTCTTTCCCAGCCAGCCTCGTCTGGTGCCCCCAACCATGACCCAGCAGCAGAGCTACCAACAG GCGGCCGCGGCTGCCCAGCAGATCCCCATCTCCCTACACACCTCTCTGCAGGCCCAGCTCGGTCTCCGGGGAGGCCTTCCCGTCTCCCAGTCCCAGGAGATGTTCAACTCCATTCCCTCCTTCAGGTCCCAGGTGTACATGCATCCTAATCTGTCTCAGCCTAACCCCATGGTGCTGTCAGGCGGTGGCCCCCTGAAGGGGCCCTATTCGGCCTTCCCGGGCATGCAGCCATCGGACATGGTCAAGACCCAGTCGGGCTCCCACTACCAGCCCATGAACGGTAGCCAGGCCATGGTCTACGACGGCCAGATGAACCAGGGCCCTGGCATGAGCTCCTCCCAGCTCATGGACTCCCAGCTCATCCAG gtGACCATGCCCTTGCCGGGCTCCCAGCTGCGTTATGGCTCTGCCCAGCAGCACCTCATCCTGCCCCAATCCATCCAGCTCCAGCAGGGCCAGAACCTCTCCGTCGGAGCTGCCCGCAGGATGCTCCCCCCTGGCTCCCAGCCCCCTGTCATGACCAGCAGTAGAGAG AATTTCCCAATGTCTACTGGTCCGTATACTACTTACAAG